In Chitinophaga nivalis, a single genomic region encodes these proteins:
- a CDS encoding alpha/beta hydrolase family protein: MRKLILSLSLLVTFRAYAQDALKYQTPPQSILELAMAAPSPSVSFNSKGDMMLVMERTSYPTIEDLSQPEYRLAGDRINPANFGPSRASYVTGIRIRQIGSKKEYAVTGLPAQANIGHVTWSPSEKSIAFTVTDKQSITLWKASVATGVAKQQSTRRLNDIAGNAFTWIDEDRILVMSVPATAGPAPVKPIAPEGPTVQQTSGKAAPAATYQDMLKNPYDEQLFDYYFQSEPVIITDNGEQVIGKPAIYTTVIPSPDNQYLLVETLHRPYSYLVGAGRFPTTISIWKINGEPVKQLASNPLDEVRPKGFDATSNYPRAFAWRSDVPATITWAQALDGGDPKKVVPFRDAVHTLAAPFTGASTVLVQTTDRFAGITWGNSQLALVKAVNRSKQTIQISRIDPAHPEQAPVTVIDRSENDRYNDPGTPVTVKNEYNREVLYVSPATELLMSAPGASPEGDRPFLAKFSLKTKQQQILWRSQAPYYEQVVAVADPAKLTLVTTRESVTAPVNYYLADVKKKTTTALTAFPHPQPQLQGVQKQLLKYKRKDGVDLTAMLYLPKGYDPAKDGRLPVLMWAYPREYKSASDAAQVRGSAYKFTRVTYGSPIFWVTRGFAVMDATEMPIVGEGDKEPNDSFIEQLVMNAEAAVGKITEMGVGDKNRIAVGGHSYGAFMTSNLLAHTSLFKAGLARSGAYNRTLTPFGFQNEQRSYWQIPDVYYKMSPFSYADKLKTPLLLIHGEADNNSGTFPIQSERLYNAIKGNGGTARLVFLPQESHGYAAKESILHMLWEMDEWLMKYVK; this comes from the coding sequence ATGAGAAAATTGATTTTATCATTATCCTTATTGGTGACGTTCCGTGCTTATGCCCAGGATGCGCTGAAATATCAGACGCCTCCGCAAAGCATCCTGGAACTGGCCATGGCGGCGCCGTCGCCATCGGTGAGTTTTAATAGTAAAGGGGATATGATGTTGGTGATGGAGCGAACCAGCTATCCAACGATAGAGGATTTATCACAGCCGGAATACCGGCTCGCAGGAGATCGGATTAATCCGGCCAACTTTGGCCCCAGCAGGGCATCTTACGTTACCGGCATCCGGATCAGACAGATAGGCAGCAAGAAGGAATATGCCGTAACAGGATTGCCTGCGCAAGCCAATATCGGACATGTTACCTGGTCGCCATCAGAAAAGAGTATAGCCTTCACCGTTACAGACAAACAAAGCATTACTTTATGGAAAGCTTCGGTCGCAACCGGTGTTGCCAAACAACAAAGTACCCGCCGGCTGAATGATATTGCCGGTAACGCTTTTACCTGGATAGATGAAGACCGTATCCTGGTAATGTCTGTCCCTGCTACGGCGGGGCCGGCGCCAGTGAAACCGATAGCGCCGGAAGGCCCTACGGTACAGCAAACCAGCGGTAAGGCTGCTCCGGCAGCTACCTACCAGGACATGCTGAAAAATCCCTACGATGAACAGTTGTTTGATTACTATTTTCAATCAGAGCCAGTCATCATTACAGATAACGGAGAACAGGTAATTGGTAAACCCGCTATCTACACCACAGTTATACCTTCTCCGGATAATCAATACCTGCTGGTGGAAACCTTACATCGTCCGTATTCCTACCTGGTAGGCGCCGGCCGTTTCCCTACTACCATCAGCATCTGGAAAATAAATGGCGAGCCGGTAAAACAACTGGCCAGCAACCCGCTGGATGAAGTACGGCCTAAAGGTTTTGATGCCACCAGTAATTATCCGCGTGCATTTGCATGGCGCAGCGATGTACCGGCTACCATCACCTGGGCGCAGGCACTGGATGGCGGAGATCCTAAAAAAGTAGTACCGTTCCGGGATGCCGTACACACCCTGGCAGCGCCATTTACCGGTGCCTCCACCGTGCTGGTGCAAACCACGGATCGTTTTGCAGGCATTACCTGGGGCAACAGTCAGCTGGCCCTGGTAAAAGCAGTGAATCGCAGCAAACAAACCATACAGATCAGCCGTATCGACCCTGCGCATCCTGAACAGGCGCCGGTAACGGTAATTGACCGTTCAGAAAATGATCGTTATAATGATCCCGGTACACCCGTGACCGTGAAAAATGAATACAACCGGGAAGTATTATATGTATCGCCGGCAACGGAACTGCTGATGAGCGCACCGGGCGCTTCTCCGGAAGGCGACCGGCCATTCCTGGCAAAGTTCAGCCTGAAAACCAAACAGCAACAGATACTTTGGCGTTCCCAGGCGCCTTACTATGAGCAGGTAGTAGCAGTAGCCGATCCGGCAAAACTAACGCTGGTGACTACACGCGAATCAGTGACTGCTCCGGTAAACTATTACCTGGCGGATGTAAAAAAGAAAACTACGACCGCATTGACTGCTTTTCCTCATCCGCAGCCACAGCTGCAAGGTGTACAAAAGCAGTTACTGAAATACAAACGTAAAGATGGGGTAGACCTGACAGCGATGCTGTACCTGCCCAAAGGATACGATCCTGCTAAAGACGGGCGTTTGCCTGTGCTGATGTGGGCATATCCACGGGAGTATAAATCAGCCAGCGATGCGGCACAGGTACGTGGTTCTGCCTATAAATTCACCCGCGTTACCTACGGTTCCCCGATCTTCTGGGTAACCCGCGGCTTTGCGGTCATGGATGCTACAGAAATGCCGATAGTAGGTGAAGGCGATAAAGAACCCAATGACTCCTTTATAGAACAGCTGGTGATGAATGCGGAAGCGGCTGTTGGCAAAATAACGGAAATGGGTGTGGGCGATAAAAACCGTATTGCGGTGGGTGGCCATTCCTATGGCGCTTTTATGACGTCTAACCTGCTGGCACATACGTCGCTGTTTAAAGCCGGGCTGGCCCGCAGCGGTGCCTATAACCGTACGCTGACACCCTTCGGGTTCCAGAATGAACAAAGAAGCTACTGGCAGATACCGGATGTATATTATAAGATGTCTCCGTTCTCCTATGCGGATAAGCTGAAAACACCCTTACTGCTGATCCATGGCGAGGCGGATAATAACTCCGGTACTTTCCCGATTCAAAGCGAGCGGCTGTATAATGCCATTAAAGGAAATGGGGGCACCGCCCGGTTGGTATTCCTGCCTCAGGAAAGCCATGGCTATGCTGCTAAAGAAAGTATCCTGCACATGTTGTGGGAAATGGATGAGTGGCTGATGAAATACGTGAAATAG
- a CDS encoding DUF983 domain-containing protein translates to MCADKKHERPNLFKSLLGNKCARCRRGSIFSKKNPYDLANCMKMPEKCPVCGQQIEVEVGFYYGTGYVSYALSIAVCVASLIAWWLFVGFSIYDNRIFWWLGVNAVLLLILQPLIMRWSRTIWLAFFVGYDEDWQQGPPAGSGRVNATFKNAI, encoded by the coding sequence ATGTGTGCAGATAAAAAACACGAAAGGCCTAATTTGTTCAAAAGCTTGCTGGGTAATAAATGTGCGCGTTGCAGACGGGGATCTATCTTCAGTAAAAAGAATCCCTACGACCTGGCTAACTGTATGAAAATGCCGGAGAAATGTCCGGTATGTGGTCAGCAGATTGAAGTGGAAGTAGGGTTTTACTACGGTACCGGTTATGTGAGCTATGCTTTGTCTATTGCCGTTTGTGTGGCCAGTCTTATCGCCTGGTGGCTGTTTGTAGGATTTTCTATCTACGATAACCGCATATTCTGGTGGCTGGGTGTGAATGCTGTATTACTGTTGATTTTGCAACCATTGATCATGAGATGGTCCAGAACTATCTGGCTGGCCTTCTTCGTAGGGTATGATGAAGACTGGCAGCAAGGACCGCCTGCAGGTAGCGGAAGAGTAAATGCGACTTTCAAAAATGCGATATAG
- a CDS encoding sterol desaturase family protein: protein MEAVLQTIQQLPAWVLWLIFGAENVLIMLGVLVWGNRLQRKPATQMFAYNPRQWSIALLTCILNTIVTYAGYWLWQQGYIRIGTSFSLRACTDAVFLFLAMDLLMYLFHYGIHKTFAYQLIHSLHHAATDPEPIDLFILHPVETLSFGALWLLLLVAFPLNIYGIIIYLIINVIFGMTGHLGMEPLPEKLRGWPVFRYLGTSTFHHRHHRNEVCNFGFYTSIWDRLFRTFDPRP, encoded by the coding sequence ATGGAAGCGGTGTTACAAACGATACAACAACTGCCGGCATGGGTGCTGTGGCTGATCTTCGGCGCTGAAAATGTGCTGATCATGCTGGGCGTATTAGTATGGGGGAACCGGCTGCAACGAAAGCCGGCAACACAGATGTTTGCGTATAACCCCCGCCAATGGAGCATCGCCCTGCTTACCTGTATCCTGAACACCATCGTTACCTATGCGGGGTACTGGTTATGGCAACAAGGCTACATCCGTATTGGTACTTCTTTTTCACTGCGGGCATGCACGGATGCGGTATTCCTTTTCCTGGCCATGGACCTGCTGATGTATCTCTTTCACTACGGGATTCACAAAACGTTTGCCTATCAACTCATTCATAGTTTACATCATGCCGCTACTGATCCGGAACCCATTGACCTGTTCATCTTACATCCGGTAGAAACCCTCAGCTTTGGCGCTTTGTGGTTATTGTTATTAGTGGCGTTCCCGTTAAATATCTATGGCATCATCATCTACCTGATCATAAACGTAATATTTGGCATGACGGGTCATCTGGGTATGGAGCCATTGCCGGAAAAACTGCGCGGGTGGCCGGTATTCAGGTACCTGGGTACCTCTACCTTTCATCACAGGCATCACCGCAATGAAGTCTGTAACTTCGGATTTTATACCAGTATATGGGATCGTCTTTTCCGCACTTTTGATCCACGTCCCTGA
- a CDS encoding ABC transporter permease, which translates to MSALNLIRIALRALQRNKLRAFLTMLGIIIGVAAVIAMVAIGEGSKQSIQSQLSSMGSNMITILPSSNVSGGVRVEGASLQSLTLVDVKAIQRDAASVGAVSPVSSAKGQAIAGALNWPTSLQGVAPSYLDIRKLTVNEGISFSDADVATAAKVCLLGQTVINNLFPSGESPIGKIIRFKSIPLQVIGTLASKGQSSFGQDQDDIIIAPYTTVQKRILATIYFQSIYASAVSEGASEKATDEIIDILRQTHRLRPADENNFQVRTMEELIKTLSSTSSLLTILLTAIAGISLVIGGIGIMNIMYVSVTERTREIGLRMAVGGRGIDILLQFLVEAIIISITGGLIGVVLGITTAKVITLTLGWPTLVSESSIILSFMVCALTGVFFGYYPAQKASRLDPIEALRYE; encoded by the coding sequence ATGAGCGCACTCAATCTCATACGGATTGCATTAAGAGCCTTGCAGCGAAATAAGTTGCGGGCTTTTCTGACGATGCTGGGTATTATCATCGGGGTTGCCGCCGTTATCGCGATGGTAGCCATCGGGGAAGGTTCCAAGCAAAGTATTCAGTCGCAGCTGAGTAGCATGGGATCAAACATGATTACCATATTGCCCAGCAGCAATGTATCCGGTGGCGTGCGGGTAGAAGGTGCCAGCCTGCAGTCGTTGACGCTGGTGGATGTAAAAGCTATTCAGCGGGATGCGGCATCGGTAGGCGCCGTATCACCGGTATCTTCCGCCAAAGGACAGGCTATTGCAGGGGCGCTGAACTGGCCTACCTCATTGCAGGGGGTAGCGCCGTCTTACCTCGATATCCGCAAGCTGACGGTGAATGAAGGCATCAGTTTTTCAGATGCGGATGTGGCCACGGCTGCAAAAGTTTGTTTGCTGGGACAAACGGTCATCAACAACCTGTTTCCCAGCGGAGAAAGCCCTATCGGTAAAATTATTCGTTTCAAATCTATTCCCCTGCAGGTAATAGGTACGCTGGCTTCCAAAGGACAAAGCTCTTTCGGACAAGACCAGGACGATATTATCATAGCTCCTTATACTACCGTACAGAAAAGAATATTAGCAACGATTTACTTCCAGAGTATTTATGCTTCTGCCGTCAGTGAAGGCGCCTCGGAAAAAGCAACGGATGAAATTATTGATATCCTGCGGCAAACGCACCGGTTGCGGCCTGCCGATGAAAATAATTTCCAGGTACGCACCATGGAGGAACTGATTAAAACACTGAGTTCCACCAGTAGTCTGTTAACCATTCTGCTCACGGCTATTGCAGGCATTTCCCTGGTGATTGGCGGCATTGGTATTATGAATATCATGTACGTTTCTGTAACGGAACGTACCCGGGAAATAGGCTTGCGGATGGCAGTAGGAGGAAGAGGGATTGATATTTTATTACAATTTCTGGTAGAAGCTATCATTATCAGTATTACCGGCGGGTTGATCGGCGTAGTGCTGGGTATTACAACGGCTAAGGTGATCACACTCACATTAGGCTGGCCCACATTGGTATCAGAATCTTCTATTATTTTATCCTTTATGGTATGTGCGCTGACGGGAGTATTCTTTGGATATTATCCGGCGCAGAAGGCTTCCCGCCTGGACCCGATAGAGGCGTTGCGGTATGAATAG
- a CDS encoding efflux RND transporter periplasmic adaptor subunit has product MRKYKRIIIILMVILALIAIWYFFIRKKPVPVTFERTQAVYGPIATTVTATGTIQPVDTVAVGTQVSGTLKYLYVDFNSKVKKGELLGELDKVLFQTQVDQYNANLQVAKSNLEYQQNNFRRQELLFKTGAISRADYDVATNQLNQAKANVASVNAQLQSALKNLSFTEITSPIAGVVLNRNVSVGQTVAASFNTPTLFVIAKDITKMQVEANVDEADIGNVADSQRVTFTVDAYLEDVFSGRVQEIRLQPSVSSNVVTYNTIINAPNDKMKLKPGMTANATIYTAEKDSTLLLPVKALKFRPDSVQLKDYVIQYAVRRTPGTRKDTTGKFKSVERIGSSNYVWLLRGDTLVQKHIRTGLNDNTHIEVLSGLTTQDIVIMSVLTGDAAVAQTGTKSPFLPKMGGGRRR; this is encoded by the coding sequence ATGAGAAAGTATAAAAGGATTATTATCATATTGATGGTGATACTGGCGCTCATCGCTATCTGGTATTTTTTCATCAGAAAGAAGCCGGTACCGGTGACGTTTGAACGTACACAGGCTGTCTATGGGCCTATTGCCACTACGGTAACGGCTACAGGTACCATTCAGCCCGTAGATACGGTAGCCGTGGGTACCCAGGTATCCGGTACGCTGAAATATCTATATGTGGATTTTAACAGCAAAGTGAAAAAAGGGGAATTGCTGGGAGAGCTGGATAAGGTACTGTTTCAGACGCAGGTAGACCAGTACAATGCGAATTTACAGGTGGCGAAAAGTAACCTGGAATATCAGCAGAATAATTTCCGGCGGCAGGAACTGTTGTTTAAAACCGGTGCTATCAGCCGGGCCGACTATGATGTTGCTACCAACCAGCTAAATCAGGCGAAAGCCAATGTAGCCAGTGTAAATGCACAACTGCAGTCGGCCTTGAAGAACCTTTCCTTTACAGAAATTACCTCACCAATTGCAGGAGTGGTCCTCAACAGAAATGTCAGCGTAGGGCAAACAGTCGCTGCGAGTTTTAATACACCTACCTTGTTTGTGATTGCCAAAGATATTACCAAGATGCAGGTAGAAGCCAATGTAGATGAAGCGGATATCGGCAATGTGGCCGATTCCCAGCGGGTTACCTTTACGGTAGATGCTTATCTCGAAGATGTATTTTCCGGCAGGGTACAGGAAATACGGTTGCAACCTTCTGTATCCTCCAATGTAGTCACCTATAATACGATCATTAATGCACCCAATGATAAGATGAAACTGAAACCGGGCATGACGGCCAACGCTACCATCTATACGGCGGAAAAAGACAGCACGTTGTTATTGCCGGTGAAGGCGCTCAAATTCAGACCAGATTCTGTGCAGCTGAAAGACTACGTGATTCAGTATGCGGTGCGCAGAACACCGGGAACAAGAAAAGATACGACTGGTAAATTCAAAAGTGTGGAGCGCATCGGATCATCCAACTATGTGTGGCTGTTGCGGGGCGACACCCTGGTGCAAAAACATATCCGTACCGGATTGAATGATAATACCCATATCGAAGTATTATCTGGGCTTACCACACAGGACATTGTTATCATGAGTGTACTCACCGGAGATGCTGCCGTAGCACAAACAGGAACGAAAAGTCCGTTCCTGCCAAAGATGGGAGGAGGCCGCAGGCGATGA
- a CDS encoding helix-turn-helix domain-containing protein, with product MSKAPIPTYDICSLSMGRPASDDILVARFSDYLAAHQDIHFPHRHSFYHLAFFTAGSGSHTIDFERFPVKAGQLYFMIPGQVHSWFFTGDIEGYVMNVSAGFFNAFLQDDAYVERFPFFSGVSREGVVQLPEEKMTPVVRLFEAMLAEMPGAEIYSLDMLRLLVLEMFIQVSRAGSQDEKKEVAPHNYVLLRNFRKLVEQHYMQLRLPKEYAALLYVTPNYLNAFCRHMLGKSAGEIIRDRVLLEAKRLLINADISIAAVAYQLNFADNSYFTKFFKKYEGITPEEFRKNIS from the coding sequence ATGTCAAAGGCACCCATTCCTACATACGACATCTGTTCCCTGTCAATGGGAAGACCGGCATCGGACGATATATTGGTCGCTCGTTTTTCAGACTATCTGGCAGCGCACCAGGACATCCATTTTCCGCACCGGCACTCTTTCTACCATCTGGCGTTTTTTACAGCCGGGAGTGGCAGTCATACCATTGACTTCGAGCGGTTTCCGGTAAAGGCAGGACAGCTGTACTTTATGATCCCCGGACAGGTACACAGCTGGTTTTTTACCGGCGATATAGAAGGTTATGTGATGAATGTATCTGCTGGTTTCTTCAACGCCTTCCTGCAAGACGATGCTTATGTAGAACGTTTCCCGTTCTTCAGCGGCGTAAGCAGGGAAGGAGTGGTACAACTGCCGGAAGAGAAGATGACGCCTGTAGTACGGCTGTTTGAAGCCATGTTGGCCGAAATGCCAGGGGCAGAGATATATAGCCTGGATATGCTCCGGTTACTGGTACTGGAAATGTTTATTCAGGTAAGCCGCGCCGGCAGCCAGGATGAAAAGAAAGAAGTGGCGCCGCACAACTATGTATTGCTGCGCAATTTCCGGAAACTGGTAGAACAGCATTATATGCAGCTGCGGTTGCCGAAAGAATACGCGGCACTGCTGTATGTAACACCTAATTATCTCAACGCATTTTGCCGGCATATGCTGGGCAAATCTGCCGGAGAAATTATACGCGACCGGGTACTGCTGGAAGCCAAGCGTTTATTGATCAATGCAGATATCAGTATCGCTGCCGTTGCCTACCAGCTCAACTTTGCAGACAACTCTTATTTTACGAAGTTCTTCAAAAAATACGAAGGCATCACGCCGGAAGAGTTTCGGAAAAATATCTCCTGA
- a CDS encoding TolC family protein: protein MMFLRRPVFVYVILLLSFFPGSAVWAQDSTWGVLPAQWRLQDCFDYALQHNITLNSLRLSRMSSEQDLLLSKAARLPDLRGTASQNLTGGKSLAADGSYPYRIGAAGTYSVNSSVTIFQGGTLLYDIRQKQLATQVAALNIAQQVNDLTILITQAYLNILLAKENLVYVNDVVTTSAAQVQQGQQRYDAGSIALKDLASLQAQLANDRYLLVTAENQHRQNKLSLKQLLQLPGGYNFEIVAPDTLLANARLLPLQEVVDTALANRPEVKNSELGVAISSLDLAKAKAAYWPTLSGNGALGSSYARDPDNNYFKQLDNNFYQQIGLTLSVPIFTRRVNKTNEEKSRIAVDQSRLNLQNTRTTLSQTIEQAYINVQNAQSQYDAAVEQLKYTQESYRIATEQLKVGVANMVDFLQQKNLYIQALQNYIQSKYSAALTIRIYDFYRGVPVKL from the coding sequence ATGATGTTTTTACGACGGCCTGTTTTCGTTTATGTCATCCTGTTATTGTCTTTTTTCCCCGGCTCTGCTGTTTGGGCACAGGATAGTACATGGGGTGTTTTACCTGCGCAGTGGCGTCTACAGGATTGTTTCGATTATGCCCTGCAGCATAACATTACCCTGAATAGTTTACGTTTAAGCCGTATGAGCAGTGAACAGGATCTGTTACTGTCTAAAGCAGCCCGCTTGCCGGATCTGAGAGGTACGGCTTCCCAAAATCTTACCGGTGGAAAATCGTTGGCAGCAGATGGTAGTTATCCTTACCGGATAGGCGCAGCAGGTACCTATTCCGTCAACTCATCGGTTACTATTTTTCAGGGCGGTACCTTGCTGTACGACATCCGGCAAAAACAACTGGCCACCCAGGTGGCAGCATTGAATATTGCCCAGCAGGTAAATGATCTCACCATCCTCATTACGCAGGCTTACCTGAATATCCTGCTGGCAAAGGAAAATCTGGTGTATGTAAATGATGTGGTGACTACTTCCGCAGCCCAGGTACAACAAGGTCAACAACGGTACGATGCCGGAAGCATTGCCTTAAAAGACCTGGCATCGTTGCAGGCGCAGCTGGCCAATGACCGCTATTTACTGGTCACTGCCGAAAACCAGCACCGGCAGAATAAACTAAGCTTAAAACAACTATTACAGCTACCTGGTGGCTACAACTTTGAAATAGTTGCACCAGATACCCTGCTGGCCAACGCCCGCCTGCTACCCTTACAGGAAGTGGTGGATACTGCCCTGGCCAACCGACCGGAAGTGAAAAACAGCGAACTGGGTGTAGCTATCTCCTCATTGGATCTGGCCAAGGCGAAAGCAGCTTACTGGCCTACTTTAAGCGGCAACGGCGCCCTGGGTTCTTCCTATGCAAGAGATCCTGATAATAACTATTTCAAACAACTCGATAATAACTTCTATCAACAAATCGGACTCACTTTATCGGTACCCATTTTTACCCGGCGGGTGAATAAAACCAATGAAGAAAAATCACGCATCGCGGTAGATCAATCCCGCCTGAATCTGCAGAACACCAGAACCACGCTTTCCCAGACCATTGAACAGGCTTACATCAATGTGCAGAATGCCCAGTCGCAATATGATGCAGCTGTAGAGCAACTGAAATATACACAGGAAAGCTATCGGATTGCTACCGAGCAGTTGAAAGTAGGAGTGGCCAATATGGTGGATTTTCTGCAGCAGAAAAATTTATACATCCAGGCATTACAGAATTATATACAGTCGAAATACAGTGCAGCATTGACTATCAGGATATATGATTTTTACAGGGGCGTACCGGTAAAACTATAA
- a CDS encoding ABC transporter ATP-binding protein, translated as MNKKILELQQIRREFTMGTEVVRALKGVSFDVHAGEFVTIMGSSGSGKTTLLNILGCLDKPSDGAYLLDGVNVSGLSRNDLARLRNHKIGFVFQAYNLLPRTSALENVELPLFYNPTLTAKERRDKAIGALEAVKLAERLDHTPSQLSGGQQQRVAIARALVNQPVMILADEATGNLDTRTSYEIMALMQDLNQQEGKTIVFVTHEPDIAAFSNRTVMLRDGKVVKDSRNENVRSAKEALAGLPPAEDY; from the coding sequence ATGAACAAAAAGATACTGGAATTACAACAGATCCGGCGGGAGTTTACCATGGGTACCGAAGTCGTACGTGCGTTAAAAGGTGTGTCCTTTGATGTGCATGCTGGTGAATTTGTAACCATTATGGGGAGTAGCGGTTCGGGTAAAACCACGTTACTGAATATACTGGGTTGCCTCGATAAACCATCGGATGGCGCCTATCTGCTGGATGGGGTGAATGTGAGCGGGCTGTCGCGCAATGACCTGGCGCGTTTGCGCAACCATAAAATAGGGTTTGTATTTCAGGCTTATAACCTGTTGCCGCGTACATCGGCCCTGGAAAATGTAGAGTTGCCGTTATTCTATAATCCAACCCTTACGGCAAAGGAACGCCGGGATAAAGCCATTGGCGCTCTGGAGGCCGTGAAGCTGGCAGAGAGGCTGGATCATACACCCAGTCAGCTTTCCGGCGGACAGCAACAACGGGTAGCTATTGCCCGGGCGCTCGTCAATCAGCCGGTGATGATCCTGGCGGATGAAGCTACCGGTAACCTGGATACCCGTACTTCCTACGAAATTATGGCCCTTATGCAAGACCTCAATCAGCAGGAAGGTAAAACCATTGTATTTGTAACACATGAACCGGATATCGCAGCATTCAGCAACAGAACCGTGATGCTGCGGGATGGTAAAGTGGTGAAAGATAGCCGGAATGAAAATGTACGGTCGGCAAAAGAAGCACTGGCTGGATTACCGCCGGCAGAAGATTACTGA